In Candidatus Methanoperedens sp., one genomic interval encodes:
- the albA gene encoding DNA-binding protein Alba — translation MTEDNVVLIGNKPVINYVLAVITQFNNGAREVTIKSRGRAISRAVDVAEVTRNRFLTEAIIKEIRIGTEKMPSER, via the coding sequence ATGACAGAGGATAATGTAGTACTTATCGGGAACAAACCTGTGATTAATTATGTTCTCGCAGTGATTACGCAGTTCAATAATGGTGCCAGAGAAGTTACCATTAAATCAAGAGGAAGGGCAATATCAAGAGCTGTTGATGTAGCTGAGGTAACACGGAACAGGTTCCTGACCGAAGCCATTATAAAGGAAATAAGGATTGGCACTGAAAAAATGCCTTCGGAAAGATGA
- a CDS encoding cytochrome b/b6 domain-containing protein — protein MSRLKLMEVSVPNDLAGDSTMGEVFFKRFTFNQLVQHWVMIGTFMLLVVTGMAVKFPDSWWSPMIIGLVGGFEMRTQIHHAAGIGMVLLGIYHVTYHIFVDKESLLERKVWPTVKDATDFWQTILFYIGKAEPPKYGRYSWKEKFDYWGAFWGMVMLCVTGLIMMFPFVAMKYIPYAYVQLSTIVHSDEALLATLFIFIVHWWNVHYSPEVFPMSKAWITGNLSEEQMKHEHPLEYEEAMRQMNQRNEKIS, from the coding sequence ATGTCAAGACTTAAGCTAATGGAAGTCTCAGTTCCTAACGATTTAGCAGGAGATAGTACTATGGGTGAAGTTTTCTTTAAGCGGTTCACATTCAACCAGCTTGTACAGCATTGGGTAATGATAGGTACTTTCATGCTTTTAGTGGTCACAGGTATGGCTGTCAAATTCCCTGACTCATGGTGGTCTCCAATGATCATAGGCCTTGTTGGCGGATTTGAAATGCGGACGCAGATACACCATGCAGCGGGCATTGGGATGGTTCTTCTGGGGATATACCATGTTACATATCATATTTTTGTGGATAAGGAATCTCTGCTTGAGCGCAAAGTCTGGCCGACGGTGAAGGATGCAACGGATTTCTGGCAAACGATACTCTTTTACATCGGAAAAGCAGAGCCCCCCAAATATGGAAGATATAGCTGGAAGGAAAAATTCGATTACTGGGGAGCTTTCTGGGGAATGGTGATGCTTTGCGTTACCGGATTGATAATGATGTTCCCTTTCGTGGCAATGAAATATATTCCTTATGCGTATGTGCAACTTTCAACCATCGTACATAGCGACGAGGCGCTGCTGGCGACCCTTTTCATCTTCATAGTCCATTGGTGGAATGTTCATTATAGTCCCGAGGTATTTCCAATGTCAAAAGCCTGGATCACGGGGAACCTATCTGAGGAGCAGATGAAACATGAACATCCTCTTGAGTATGAAGAGGCCATGAGACAGATGAACCAGAGAAATGAAAAGATATCCTGA
- the cyaB gene encoding class IV adenylate cyclase codes for MIEVEVKAYVDDPKHLERSIIALGAAPIGIETQADTYYNAPYRDFGKTDEALRIRVKGSEYFLTYKGPKMDKISKTRKEFEVGIKGGHNMGEILTSLGFCPVATIVKKRKNYRLGEFFIALDEVRNLGNFIEIEISAMKSKNHEEKVESIFRLLEKLNISRESTIRKSYLEMVLESGKDGNCSSVIE; via the coding sequence ATGATAGAAGTCGAAGTGAAAGCGTATGTGGATGACCCCAAGCACTTAGAGAGGTCTATAATCGCACTTGGTGCAGCACCTATAGGAATAGAGACCCAGGCAGACACTTATTACAACGCACCATACCGTGATTTCGGAAAGACGGACGAAGCATTGAGAATAAGGGTCAAAGGCAGTGAATATTTTTTGACCTACAAAGGCCCCAAAATGGACAAGATATCCAAAACGAGAAAAGAATTCGAGGTGGGGATAAAGGGCGGTCATAACATGGGAGAGATTTTAACATCTCTTGGTTTTTGTCCCGTTGCGACCATAGTGAAGAAAAGGAAAAATTACAGGCTCGGAGAATTTTTTATTGCCCTTGATGAGGTAAGGAATCTTGGAAATTTCATTGAGATCGAGATATCCGCGATGAAATCAAAGAATCATGAAGAAAAAGTTGAGAGTATCTTTAGATTGCTTGAAAAGCTGAACATAAGCAGGGAATCGACCATCCGCAAATCCTATCTGGAAATGGTTCTCGAAAGCGGAAAAGACGGCAATTGTTCGTCTGTAATAGAATAG
- a CDS encoding DEAD/DEAH box helicase, with translation MSVFSLLNPRIQDALAKQGFNTPTEPQVKTIPAILAAEHVLLIAPTGSGKTESAVLPLFDSIMQKKEEERRGISALYITPLRALNRDMLSRLEWWGKELGIKVAVRHGDTTTYERQKQSLKPPDLLVTTPETLQVMLTGRRLRTNLRTVTHVIIDEVHELATSKRGAQLSIALERLIEVCGEFQRIGLSATVGEPEEIAHFLAGTNRTARVVEVSLIKQLDFNVVCPKPGSQDHDFSKKLMCTPEMASHLRVISDIVGNHKSTLIFVNTRESAEMLGSRFKMLNIPIGVHHGSLSRDTRIEAENNFKQGILSGLICTSSMELGIDIGDVDHVIQYMSPRQVTRLIQRVGRAGHWVGEPSSGTIITTGADDAAETSAITRRAKAGEIEKIDIHENSTDTLANQVCGMVLDFGEISIEKVYSIVKRAYPYRDLKIELLREVVKQLNDNRLVWFENDTVGKKRKSWQYFYENLSMIPDEKRFEIFDIVSGKTVGALDEAFVVDFAEAGAVFIAKGEMWRIIEIITDKSRIKVEPISDPGGEIPNWVGEEIPVPHEVAEEVGGIRKRIAANLTSGLSPERIVEEYRKDYPADSEAAGEILELIQKQQKAKLTVPTDETAIIEQDGKSIVINICGGHKVNETLGRVLTSLLTARFGSSVAMEIDPYRIKLELPRMLNAEKIKEMILTTSPDHIEPIIEMTLKNTMLLKWKMVHVARKFGALSRDVDYDRISMRRLLEVFEHTPMYDEAVREIFHDKLDITRARSVLSAIQSGSVKLIVQPVSPIGEAGFMGGRELMAPERADSSIIMALKSRIMDDHVILFCVNCKKWRSHTAVKRVPERPECPLCSSRLIAALKPWEEDEIKLVKKPDKEKTEEERKRTARVYRNANIVLSHGKTAAIALASRGIGPETASRVIGKMREDEEEFYRDILIAERNYAKTKRFWE, from the coding sequence ATGAGCGTGTTCAGTCTACTCAATCCCCGGATCCAGGATGCACTCGCTAAACAGGGATTTAATACCCCGACTGAGCCCCAGGTAAAAACAATTCCGGCAATTCTTGCCGCAGAACACGTATTGCTCATTGCACCCACAGGCTCGGGCAAAACCGAATCTGCAGTGCTCCCGTTATTTGATAGCATCATGCAAAAAAAAGAAGAAGAAAGACGCGGGATATCTGCGCTATACATCACTCCGCTGAGAGCACTTAACCGTGATATGCTTTCACGTCTTGAATGGTGGGGGAAAGAGCTGGGCATAAAGGTGGCAGTGAGGCACGGGGATACAACCACATATGAGCGGCAAAAGCAATCCCTTAAGCCTCCGGATCTCCTTGTCACCACACCTGAAACGCTCCAGGTAATGCTCACCGGTAGACGGCTTCGCACTAACCTCAGAACAGTAACGCATGTGATTATTGATGAAGTACATGAACTGGCTACTTCTAAGAGGGGAGCACAACTATCCATCGCCCTTGAACGTCTTATCGAAGTGTGCGGGGAGTTCCAGAGGATAGGTCTATCTGCGACTGTGGGGGAACCTGAAGAGATCGCACATTTTCTTGCAGGGACGAACAGAACAGCCCGCGTTGTCGAAGTCTCCCTCATAAAGCAGCTTGATTTCAATGTAGTATGCCCAAAACCCGGTTCGCAGGACCACGATTTTTCAAAAAAACTGATGTGCACGCCGGAAATGGCTTCACATCTTCGGGTGATCTCTGACATTGTTGGAAATCACAAATCCACACTTATATTCGTGAATACTCGAGAATCCGCTGAGATGCTGGGTTCTAGGTTCAAGATGCTGAATATTCCCATCGGGGTGCATCACGGCTCTCTTTCCAGGGATACGCGCATTGAAGCAGAAAATAATTTCAAACAGGGTATACTTTCAGGTCTTATATGCACTTCCTCCATGGAACTCGGGATAGATATCGGAGATGTGGACCATGTGATCCAGTACATGTCCCCACGGCAGGTCACCCGACTTATCCAGAGGGTGGGAAGGGCAGGACACTGGGTCGGAGAACCTTCGAGCGGGACGATAATAACAACAGGTGCAGATGATGCAGCTGAAACCAGCGCGATCACGCGGAGGGCAAAGGCCGGTGAGATTGAGAAAATAGATATTCATGAGAACAGCACGGATACATTGGCGAACCAGGTATGCGGAATGGTGCTGGATTTCGGGGAGATTTCAATTGAAAAAGTTTATTCGATTGTTAAAAGGGCATATCCGTATCGCGATCTCAAGATCGAGTTACTGCGTGAGGTTGTCAAACAATTGAACGACAACAGGCTCGTGTGGTTTGAGAACGACACTGTGGGAAAGAAACGGAAGAGCTGGCAGTATTTCTATGAAAATCTCTCCATGATACCGGATGAGAAGCGTTTTGAGATATTTGATATCGTGAGCGGAAAGACGGTGGGTGCACTGGACGAAGCATTCGTGGTGGATTTTGCGGAAGCAGGCGCAGTATTCATTGCAAAAGGCGAGATGTGGCGCATCATCGAGATAATTACTGATAAAAGCAGGATAAAAGTGGAGCCGATATCGGATCCGGGCGGTGAGATCCCGAACTGGGTGGGAGAGGAGATACCCGTGCCCCATGAGGTAGCAGAGGAAGTGGGAGGGATAAGAAAGCGCATAGCTGCGAATCTAACGAGCGGATTGAGTCCAGAAAGAATTGTAGAGGAATATAGAAAGGATTATCCTGCTGATAGCGAGGCAGCAGGCGAGATACTTGAATTGATCCAGAAACAGCAGAAGGCGAAACTCACGGTGCCGACCGATGAAACAGCAATCATAGAACAGGATGGGAAATCCATTGTGATCAATATCTGCGGCGGTCATAAAGTGAACGAGACCCTGGGGCGCGTGCTCACATCCCTTCTCACCGCGAGGTTCGGCTCAAGCGTGGCAATGGAGATAGATCCTTACAGGATAAAGCTTGAACTTCCCCGGATGCTCAATGCAGAAAAGATAAAGGAAATGATACTGACGACCAGCCCGGATCACATAGAGCCGATAATTGAAATGACGCTCAAGAATACCATGCTGCTCAAATGGAAGATGGTGCATGTGGCGCGGAAATTCGGCGCGCTGAGCCGTGACGTGGATTATGACCGCATAAGTATGAGAAGGCTGCTTGAGGTTTTCGAGCATACGCCCATGTACGATGAAGCGGTGCGGGAGATATTCCATGATAAGCTCGATATAACACGTGCCAGGTCCGTATTGAGCGCGATCCAGAGTGGCAGCGTGAAGCTCATCGTTCAGCCCGTAAGCCCGATAGGCGAGGCGGGTTTTATGGGAGGGCGGGAATTGATGGCGCCTGAGAGGGCGGACAGTTCCATAATAATGGCGCTGAAGAGCAGGATAATGGATGACCATGTTATCCTTTTCTGCGTGAACTGCAAGAAGTGGCGCTCCCATACTGCGGTTAAAAGAGTCCCCGAGCGCCCGGAATGCCCATTATGCAGCAGTCGTTTGATCGCTGCGCTCAAGCCTTGGGAAGAAGATGAGATAAAACTCGTGAAGAAACCTGATAAGGAAAAAACAGAGGAGGAGAGAAAAAGAACCGCGCGGGTTTATCGGAATGCGAACATTGTGCTCTCACACGGGAAGACTGCGGCTATTGCGCTTGCGTCGAGGGGGATCGGGCCTGAGACTGCTTCGCGGGTAATCGGGAAAATGAGGGAGGATGAGGAGGAGTTTTACAGGGATATTCTGATTGCTGAGAGGAATTATGCGAAGACCAAGAGGTTCTGGGAGTAG
- a CDS encoding cytochrome c3 family protein, which translates to MSSTWHSFGFEMKNKYVCILAAAFFLLVPVVSAQQDVSCYHCHTQVVSEFRNNIHYQMGFTCANCHGGNAQSNVSVVSVEAMSGNFIGRPSRENITNVCSKCHIKEANDYMQSIHWEQIKKGHTEAATCTDCHGIHEIRAISDPNSSSNHQNSPATCAKCHSNKEMMSAWYYGIKTDRLDTYKESFHWKALSNGYNVVATCADCHNNHLTKSTTDPTSSTYPENLPKTCGKANCHPGAILDVKIAAGLVHDKESLHTGELSFNKTGMDPQMDSYFLGPFDLAYWIALFFKILTTGVIGIFAGMVLLDFFSRFKIQKRW; encoded by the coding sequence ATGTCATCTACATGGCACAGCTTTGGCTTTGAAATGAAAAACAAATACGTATGTATTTTAGCCGCAGCATTCTTTTTATTGGTTCCTGTTGTTTCTGCTCAGCAGGACGTATCCTGTTACCACTGCCACACGCAGGTGGTCAGTGAATTCAGAAATAATATCCATTACCAGATGGGTTTCACCTGTGCGAATTGTCATGGAGGGAATGCCCAATCAAATGTTTCTGTTGTATCTGTGGAGGCAATGTCCGGGAATTTCATAGGCAGGCCCTCGCGCGAGAATATAACGAATGTTTGCTCAAAGTGCCACATCAAGGAAGCCAATGACTACATGCAGAGCATACACTGGGAACAGATCAAAAAAGGTCATACCGAAGCCGCAACGTGTACCGATTGCCACGGCATACATGAAATTCGTGCGATAAGCGATCCCAATTCCTCTTCAAACCATCAGAACAGCCCGGCAACATGTGCAAAATGCCATTCCAACAAAGAGATGATGAGCGCATGGTATTATGGAATCAAGACAGACCGGCTGGATACCTATAAGGAATCCTTTCACTGGAAGGCTTTAAGCAATGGATATAATGTAGTGGCGACATGCGCTGACTGCCACAACAACCATCTCACGAAATCTACAACTGATCCCACTTCAAGCACTTATCCTGAAAATCTCCCCAAGACCTGTGGTAAAGCGAACTGCCATCCTGGAGCTATATTAGATGTCAAGATCGCCGCTGGTCTGGTTCATGATAAGGAGTCACTGCACACAGGAGAACTCAGTTTCAATAAGACAGGCATGGACCCACAGATGGATTCATATTTCTTGGGGCCATTTGATCTTGCATATTGGATAGCCCTATTTTTCAAGATATTGACAACTGGCGTCATAGGCATATTTGCGGGCATGGTGCTTCTGGATTTCTTTTCAAGATTCAAGATTCAAAAGAGATGGTAA